Proteins encoded within one genomic window of Rossellomorea vietnamensis:
- a CDS encoding YugN-like family protein, with product MIELSSSIEGQHYQLYKLEQLLKPLGYSIGGNWDYDHGYFDYKIDDEVGYQFLRVPFTSVDGQLDSRGATVEFGKPFLLSHKYQIGLDDFASTGNFSGSVNQFSEPQDPDASFPEKYIAVGKELVKELETTLFSS from the coding sequence GTGATTGAGCTTTCATCAAGCATTGAAGGACAGCATTATCAACTGTATAAACTGGAACAGCTACTAAAGCCGCTTGGATATTCGATCGGCGGTAACTGGGATTACGATCACGGCTACTTCGATTATAAAATTGATGACGAGGTCGGGTATCAATTTTTAAGAGTGCCGTTTACCTCAGTGGACGGTCAACTGGACTCAAGGGGGGCTACCGTTGAATTCGGTAAACCGTTCCTTCTTTCACATAAGTATCAGATCGGCCTGGACGACTTTGCGTCGACAGGGAACTTTTCCGGTTCTGTCAATCAATTTTCAGAGCCACAGGATCCCGATGCAAGTTTTCCTGAAAAGTACATTGCCGTTGGGAAGGAACTTGTGAAGGAACTTGAGACCACTCTGTTTTCTAGTTAG
- a CDS encoding iron-containing alcohol dehydrogenase, with protein MNDFTFYNPTKLIFGKGQVEQLKELVPQYGKKVLVVYGGGSIKRNGLYDQVMSVLKGIDSEVFELSGVEPNPRLSTVRRGVEIAKEKNIDFILAVGGGSVIDCTKAIAAGAKYDGDAWDLVTKKTFAKEALPFGTVLTLAATGSEMNAGSVITNWETNEKYGWGSPVTFPQFSILDPENTFTVPKDHTIYGMVDMMSHVFEQYFNNATNTPLQDRMCESVLKTVIETAPKLIDDLENYELRETILYSGTIALNGMLQMGYNGDWASHNIEHAVSAVYDIPHAGGLAILFPNWMKHNLKVNPSRFAQMAERVFNVDPAGKSEEEVALEGIEKLREFWSSLGAPTRLADYDIDDSQIDLMADKAMVNGEFGNFNKLNKDDVLAILRASL; from the coding sequence ATGAATGACTTTACATTTTACAATCCGACTAAATTAATTTTTGGTAAAGGACAAGTAGAACAATTGAAAGAATTGGTGCCTCAATATGGTAAAAAGGTGCTTGTCGTTTACGGCGGGGGAAGCATCAAGCGTAACGGATTATACGATCAAGTGATGTCAGTGCTGAAAGGGATTGACAGTGAAGTATTTGAATTATCCGGAGTTGAGCCGAATCCACGTCTTTCTACAGTGAGACGAGGAGTGGAAATCGCTAAGGAGAAGAACATCGACTTTATCCTGGCCGTCGGCGGCGGAAGCGTCATCGATTGTACGAAAGCCATCGCTGCAGGTGCAAAATATGATGGAGACGCTTGGGACCTTGTAACGAAGAAAACGTTCGCGAAAGAAGCCCTTCCGTTCGGAACGGTTCTTACTTTGGCTGCGACGGGTTCTGAAATGAATGCCGGATCGGTTATCACAAACTGGGAAACAAATGAAAAGTATGGTTGGGGAAGCCCGGTGACATTCCCTCAATTCTCCATCCTGGATCCGGAAAATACGTTTACTGTACCAAAGGATCACACCATCTATGGCATGGTGGACATGATGAGTCACGTGTTTGAACAGTATTTCAATAATGCAACAAACACACCGCTTCAAGACCGCATGTGTGAATCTGTTCTGAAAACAGTGATCGAAACAGCTCCGAAGCTGATCGATGATCTTGAAAACTATGAGCTTCGTGAGACGATTCTGTACTCCGGTACGATTGCCCTTAACGGAATGCTGCAAATGGGTTATAACGGTGACTGGGCAAGCCATAACATCGAGCATGCCGTGTCAGCTGTATATGATATCCCACATGCCGGTGGACTGGCGATTCTGTTCCCGAACTGGATGAAGCATAACCTGAAAGTGAACCCATCACGATTTGCCCAAATGGCTGAACGTGTATTCAACGTCGACCCAGCCGGCAAATCGGAAGAAGAAGTGGCACTTGAAGGAATCGAAAAGCTTCGTGAATTCTGGTCAAGCCTAGGTGCACCAACACGATTGGCGGACTATGACATTGATGATAGCCAGATCGACCTTATGGCAGACAAAGCCATGGTCAACGGCGAATTCGGTAACTTCAATAAACTGAATAAAGACGACGTTCTTGCGATTTTAAGAGCATCTCTATAA
- a CDS encoding lactate 2-monooxygenase, with product MNQYGNHVQNEIYQRKVRPSIPFRFEELEQMAREKLEDGPFYYVAGGAGGEGTMRANRRALDRWQIVPRMLNNVENRDLNVTLFGETYSSPLLLAPIGVQSIVHPDGELASARAAASMNVPFIASSASTYSMEEIASVMGESPRWFQLYWSNDLEIAASMLQRAEASGYSAIVVTLDAPMMAWREYDLENAYLPFLSGEGVGNYVSDPVFRSKLKEPPEVDRNAAAILWSQVFGNARLTWDDLAFLREHTSLPILLKGILHPDDAKLAIDRGMDGIIVSNHGGRQVDGAIGALDSLPVICDVVNGRIPVLFDSGIRRGADVVKALALGADSVLIGRPYMYGLTLAGEQGVKDVIRNILADLDLTLALSGQSSVSGCDASLLKDVKDGSFHSKKGWNAQPTAGFKS from the coding sequence ATGAATCAGTATGGAAACCATGTCCAAAATGAAATTTATCAAAGGAAGGTCCGTCCCTCCATCCCCTTCCGGTTTGAAGAGCTGGAGCAAATGGCACGGGAAAAGCTTGAAGACGGCCCGTTTTATTATGTGGCGGGAGGTGCCGGCGGCGAGGGGACGATGCGCGCGAACAGAAGGGCCCTCGACCGCTGGCAGATCGTCCCCCGTATGTTGAATAATGTCGAGAACCGCGACCTGAACGTGACTTTATTCGGCGAAACCTACTCCTCCCCCCTCCTCCTTGCACCGATCGGAGTGCAATCCATCGTTCACCCTGATGGGGAGCTGGCGTCAGCCCGCGCGGCGGCATCCATGAATGTCCCGTTCATTGCAAGTTCAGCGTCTACTTACTCCATGGAAGAAATCGCTTCCGTCATGGGGGAGTCCCCAAGATGGTTCCAGCTGTATTGGAGTAATGACCTTGAGATTGCAGCAAGTATGCTTCAGAGGGCTGAAGCGTCAGGATACTCGGCTATCGTCGTGACCCTTGATGCCCCGATGATGGCGTGGCGTGAATACGATCTTGAAAACGCCTATCTTCCCTTTTTGTCGGGAGAAGGAGTCGGTAATTACGTGAGCGATCCTGTCTTTCGTTCAAAATTGAAAGAACCCCCTGAAGTCGACCGGAATGCAGCTGCCATCCTCTGGTCCCAAGTGTTTGGCAATGCAAGACTTACATGGGATGACCTGGCCTTTCTGCGTGAACATACGAGTCTGCCGATCCTGCTGAAAGGCATTCTCCATCCCGATGACGCCAAGCTTGCCATCGACCGGGGAATGGATGGAATCATCGTATCCAATCATGGTGGAAGACAGGTTGACGGGGCCATCGGAGCCTTAGACTCCCTGCCCGTCATATGCGACGTCGTGAACGGCCGTATCCCTGTGCTTTTTGACAGCGGGATCCGGCGAGGAGCCGATGTCGTAAAAGCCCTTGCCCTCGGAGCAGATTCCGTTCTCATAGGCAGGCCCTATATGTACGGTCTGACCCTGGCAGGTGAACAAGGGGTGAAAGACGTGATCCGGAATATACTGGCCGATCTCGATTTAACATTGGCCCTTTCAGGTCAATCATCTGTTTCCGGATGTGATGCCTCTCTTCTAAAAGACGTGAAGGACGGTTCATTTCATTCGAAGAAAGGATGGAACGCACAGCCAACTGCAGGATTCAAGTCATAG
- a CDS encoding GNAT family N-acetyltransferase has product MEKYPVFETERLVLRQIAMEDVGFLYELYTSLDVLRYFGMSPIESKDVAVSMVENYEKHLETGGPMRWAIVEKDSNKMIGTCGFHGISKAYKRCEIGYDLHPGHWGKGIMGEALAPLLHYLFSEKGMIRIGAVIVPYNKASARVVEKLGFKQEGLLREYILQDDQAFDAYMYSLLKKEWLSEF; this is encoded by the coding sequence ATGGAAAAATATCCAGTATTTGAAACAGAGAGATTGGTTCTAAGACAGATTGCAATGGAAGATGTCGGTTTTCTTTATGAACTCTATACGTCCCTGGACGTTCTCCGCTATTTCGGCATGAGTCCGATTGAATCGAAAGACGTGGCGGTCAGTATGGTTGAAAACTATGAAAAGCACCTGGAAACAGGCGGTCCCATGCGTTGGGCCATCGTAGAGAAGGATTCCAACAAGATGATCGGGACATGCGGGTTCCATGGCATTTCAAAGGCTTATAAACGCTGCGAAATCGGATATGACCTGCATCCCGGCCATTGGGGCAAGGGAATCATGGGTGAAGCCCTGGCCCCACTACTCCATTACCTTTTTTCAGAAAAAGGAATGATTCGTATAGGAGCAGTGATCGTTCCTTATAATAAGGCATCAGCACGGGTAGTGGAGAAGCTTGGATTCAAGCAGGAAGGTTTGCTGAGGGAATATATCCTACAGGATGACCAGGCATTTGACGCATATATGTACAGTTTATTGAAGAAAGAATGGCTTTCTGAGTTTTAG
- a CDS encoding glucose-6-phosphate isomerase produces MTHIRFDYSKALSFFGEHELTYLSDAVKVAHHSLHEQTGAGSDFLGWIDLPVDYDKEEFSRIQKSAEKIKNDSDILLVIGIGGSYLGARAAIEMLNHSFYNALPKDKRSTPQVLFVGQNISSTYMRDLMDLLDGKDFSINVISKSGTTTEPALAFRIFRNMLEEKYGVEEARKRIYATTDKSKGALKTLATDEGYETFVVPDDIGGRYSVLTAVGLLPIAVSGVEIETMMNGAAQAREDFGKSELTENAAYQYAAVRNALYNKGKTIEMLINYEPGLQYFAEWWKQLFGESEGKDQKGIYPSSANFSTDLHSLGQYVQEGRRDIFETVIKVSEPRHELKIEKADSDLDGLNYLAGETVDFVNNKAFEGTLLAHTDGGVPNLIVEIPAMDTYTFGYLVYFFEKACAMSGYLLGVNPFDQPGVEAYKVNMFALLGKPGFEEKKAELEKRLK; encoded by the coding sequence ATGACACACATTCGTTTTGATTATTCAAAAGCGCTATCGTTTTTTGGAGAACACGAACTTACATACTTAAGTGATGCGGTTAAGGTTGCCCATCATTCACTACATGAACAAACAGGTGCAGGGAGCGACTTCCTTGGTTGGATCGATCTTCCTGTAGATTACGACAAAGAAGAATTTTCCCGCATTCAGAAGTCAGCGGAGAAAATCAAGAATGATTCCGATATCCTTCTTGTGATCGGTATCGGTGGATCTTATCTGGGAGCGCGTGCGGCGATTGAGATGCTGAACCACAGCTTCTATAACGCTCTTCCGAAAGATAAGCGTTCCACACCCCAAGTGTTATTCGTTGGACAAAACATCAGTTCCACATACATGAGAGACTTAATGGATCTTCTTGATGGAAAGGACTTCTCCATCAATGTGATTTCAAAGTCAGGTACGACGACTGAACCGGCGCTTGCCTTCCGTATCTTCCGCAATATGTTGGAAGAAAAGTACGGAGTGGAGGAAGCACGTAAACGTATTTATGCCACTACGGATAAATCGAAGGGTGCACTGAAGACGCTGGCGACAGACGAAGGCTATGAAACATTCGTCGTTCCAGATGATATCGGGGGACGCTATTCTGTCCTGACAGCAGTAGGATTGCTTCCAATCGCCGTCAGCGGAGTGGAAATCGAGACGATGATGAACGGTGCTGCACAGGCCCGGGAAGATTTCGGTAAATCCGAGCTGACTGAAAACGCTGCTTACCAATATGCTGCGGTTCGTAACGCTTTATATAACAAAGGCAAGACAATCGAAATGCTCATCAACTATGAGCCGGGATTACAGTACTTTGCGGAATGGTGGAAGCAGTTGTTTGGTGAAAGTGAAGGAAAAGACCAAAAAGGCATTTATCCTTCTTCTGCGAACTTCTCGACAGATCTTCATTCTCTTGGACAATACGTTCAAGAAGGACGCCGTGACATTTTCGAAACAGTCATCAAGGTTTCAGAGCCCCGTCATGAGCTGAAAATCGAGAAAGCGGACAGTGACCTGGATGGATTGAATTATCTTGCGGGTGAAACTGTGGACTTCGTGAACAATAAAGCATTTGAAGGGACACTGCTTGCCCATACAGATGGAGGGGTACCTAACCTGATCGTGGAGATTCCTGCAATGGATACCTACACATTCGGTTACCTTGTGTACTTCTTCGAAAAAGCATGTGCCATGAGTGGATACCTTCTTGGTGTGAATCCATTCGATCAGCCGGGAGTGGAAGCATATAAAGTGAATATGTTTGCCCTTCTTGGAAAACCTGGATTCGAAGAGAAGAAAGCCGAGCTTGAAAAACGTCTGAAATAA
- a CDS encoding DUF378 domain-containing protein — protein MSGIQRIALVLTIIGAINWGLIGFFQFDLVAAIFGGQDAALSRIVYGLVGIAGLINLGLLFKPTEELEREPHTEPTR, from the coding sequence ATGAGTGGTATTCAGCGTATTGCTTTGGTGCTTACGATCATTGGTGCTATCAACTGGGGACTTATCGGTTTCTTTCAATTCGATCTTGTTGCAGCGATCTTTGGCGGACAAGATGCCGCATTGTCCCGTATCGTTTACGGTTTAGTCGGGATTGCCGGCCTCATCAACCTTGGTCTGTTATTCAAACCGACGGAAGAGCTTGAAAGAGAACCTCATACAGAGCCGACGAGATAA
- a CDS encoding ornithine--oxo-acid transaminase: MTVSTHSIIEQTEKYGAKNYLPLPIVISEAEGVWVKDPEGNKYMDMLSAYSAVNQGHRHPKIIQALKDQADRVTLTSRAFHNDQLAPWYEKICQLTGKDMALPMNTGAEAVETAIKTARRWAYDVKGVAENSAEIIACNGNFHGRTMTAVSLSSEEEYKRGFGPMLPGINLIPYGDLDALKEAITPNTAAFLIEPIQGEAGIVFPPKGFLKAAYELCKENNVLFIADEIQAGLARSGKMFACEWEDVNPDMYILGKALGGGVFPISCVVADEEVLGVFNPGSHGSTFGGNPMACAVSVASLDVLIDEDLAGRSLQMGEYFMSKLREIDNPMIKEVRGSGLFIGVELTEPARKYCEQLKEEGLLCKETHDTVIRFAPPLVISQEDLDWAIERIKKVLS, encoded by the coding sequence ATGACAGTAAGTACTCATTCAATTATTGAACAAACAGAAAAGTATGGTGCCAAAAATTATCTTCCACTTCCAATCGTTATTTCAGAAGCGGAAGGTGTATGGGTAAAGGATCCTGAAGGCAATAAGTATATGGATATGCTCAGCGCCTATTCAGCGGTCAACCAGGGACACCGTCATCCAAAGATCATCCAGGCGCTGAAAGATCAGGCAGACCGTGTGACGCTTACGTCACGTGCGTTTCATAATGATCAATTGGCACCGTGGTATGAGAAGATCTGTCAGCTGACGGGTAAAGACATGGCTCTTCCGATGAATACAGGTGCTGAGGCTGTGGAAACGGCGATCAAGACGGCTCGTCGCTGGGCGTATGATGTGAAGGGTGTAGCGGAAAACAGCGCTGAAATCATCGCCTGTAACGGAAACTTCCACGGCAGGACGATGACAGCTGTATCCCTTTCTTCAGAAGAGGAATACAAGCGGGGATTCGGTCCTATGCTTCCGGGTATCAACCTGATTCCTTACGGGGATCTTGATGCGTTGAAGGAAGCAATCACACCAAACACAGCGGCGTTCCTCATCGAACCGATCCAAGGGGAAGCAGGCATCGTGTTCCCTCCAAAAGGGTTCTTGAAAGCGGCTTATGAACTATGTAAGGAAAATAATGTCCTTTTCATTGCAGATGAAATCCAGGCAGGACTGGCCCGTTCCGGAAAAATGTTTGCATGTGAGTGGGAAGATGTCAATCCTGATATGTACATCCTTGGAAAAGCACTGGGAGGGGGCGTGTTCCCGATCTCATGTGTGGTTGCTGATGAAGAAGTGCTGGGCGTATTCAATCCAGGTTCCCATGGCTCGACATTCGGAGGGAATCCGATGGCGTGTGCGGTGTCTGTTGCGTCCCTTGATGTATTGATCGATGAAGACCTGGCTGGCCGTTCCCTTCAAATGGGAGAATACTTTATGAGTAAACTTCGTGAGATAGATAATCCTATGATTAAGGAAGTTCGTGGAAGCGGATTATTTATCGGGGTGGAACTGACAGAACCGGCCCGCAAATACTGTGAACAACTGAAAGAAGAAGGATTGCTTTGTAAAGAAACACATGATACAGTCATCCGTTTTGCCCCGCCGCTGGTCATCTCACAAGAAGACCTTGATTGGGCCATTGAAAGAATCAAAAAAGTACTGTCTTGA
- a CDS encoding potassium channel family protein translates to MVQQLFHGFLRWPLVIRIFMIAITLMLSFGTVIHFIEPDTFPSLFDGIWWAIITTSTVGYGDFVPLTWEGRLLGIVLILVGAGFLSTYFVTLAAETVMTQNAYLEGKATFKGKEHVIIVGWNERTREVINQLTSLQSTCDIILVDETLQKNPYNNHHIHFVKGTPFKDSILKKANLNEASIAIITADQNKDEMTSDMNSVLTLLAIKGNHPGLYTVVEILQKDQVANAKRAGADEVIQTNMQTSYVMMNSIISQGMSKTILKLLNHLKGNNLKLIPVAEEYINENFHSLSGHLLKNNIILLGIKKGENTSVNPPLTTIVEASDELLVISN, encoded by the coding sequence ATGGTACAGCAATTGTTTCATGGGTTCTTGCGCTGGCCCTTAGTTATTCGGATCTTCATGATTGCCATCACGCTGATGCTATCTTTCGGCACAGTCATTCATTTTATAGAACCTGATACTTTCCCTTCGTTATTTGACGGGATCTGGTGGGCCATCATTACAACGTCCACCGTGGGTTATGGAGATTTCGTCCCCTTAACATGGGAAGGAAGATTGCTTGGGATTGTACTCATCCTGGTTGGTGCAGGTTTCCTTTCAACCTATTTCGTCACACTGGCAGCAGAAACCGTCATGACCCAGAATGCCTATCTGGAAGGAAAGGCAACATTTAAAGGAAAAGAACATGTCATCATTGTAGGCTGGAATGAGCGTACACGGGAAGTGATCAATCAGCTGACCTCCCTTCAGTCAACCTGTGATATTATCCTGGTCGATGAAACCCTCCAAAAGAACCCCTATAACAATCATCATATCCATTTTGTAAAGGGGACTCCTTTCAAGGATTCCATCCTGAAGAAAGCCAATTTGAATGAAGCATCGATTGCCATCATCACAGCCGATCAAAATAAAGACGAAATGACTTCTGATATGAATTCGGTCCTGACCCTCCTTGCCATTAAAGGAAATCATCCCGGACTATATACCGTGGTCGAAATTCTCCAGAAGGATCAAGTCGCTAATGCGAAACGGGCCGGTGCCGATGAAGTCATCCAGACCAATATGCAGACAAGCTACGTAATGATGAATAGCATCATATCCCAGGGAATGTCCAAAACAATCTTAAAGCTGTTGAATCACCTTAAAGGAAATAATCTGAAGCTCATCCCTGTTGCAGAAGAGTACATCAATGAAAACTTCCACTCCCTCAGTGGACACCTACTCAAGAACAACATTATCCTTCTGGGCATAAAAAAAGGAGAAAACACATCCGTGAATCCTCCTTTAACGACGATTGTTGAAGCATCAGACGAACTTCTTGTGATTTCTAACTAG
- a CDS encoding Glu/Leu/Phe/Val family dehydrogenase, protein MGENLNLFTSTQHVINDALSKLGYTEEMYELLKEPIRMLTVRIPVRMDDGSIKVFTGYRAQHNDAVGPTKGGVRFHPEVDEEEVKALSMWMSLKCGIVDLPYGGGKGGIICDPRTMSFTELEKLSRGYVRAISQIVGPTKDIPAPDVYTNSQIMAWMMDEYSRLRENDSPGFITGKPIVLGGSQGREKATAQGVTICIEQAAKKRGIDIKGARVVIQGFGNAGSFLAKFMNDAGAKVIAISDAHGALHDPAGLDIDYLLDRRDSFGTVTTLFENTISNKELLELECDILVPAAISNQITEENVYDIKASIVVEAANGPTTFEATRILSERGILLVPDVLASAGGVTVSYFEWVQNNQGYYWTEEEVNEKLYAKLVEAFNNVYETSQNRRVNMRLAAYMVGARKMAEASRFRGWV, encoded by the coding sequence ATGGGAGAAAACCTTAATCTGTTTACTTCTACACAGCATGTCATCAATGATGCTTTATCGAAGCTTGGATATACGGAAGAAATGTATGAACTCCTGAAAGAGCCGATTCGTATGTTGACCGTCCGGATCCCGGTTCGCATGGACGATGGCAGTATCAAAGTATTTACAGGCTACCGTGCACAACATAACGATGCAGTAGGTCCTACAAAGGGTGGAGTACGATTTCATCCTGAAGTGGATGAAGAGGAAGTCAAAGCTTTGTCCATGTGGATGAGCTTGAAATGCGGGATTGTGGATCTGCCTTATGGTGGAGGGAAAGGCGGGATCATCTGTGATCCGCGCACGATGTCTTTCACTGAGCTTGAGAAGCTAAGCCGCGGCTACGTACGTGCCATCAGTCAGATCGTTGGGCCGACAAAGGATATCCCGGCACCTGATGTGTACACGAACTCTCAGATCATGGCTTGGATGATGGATGAATACAGCCGTCTCCGTGAAAATGACTCACCGGGATTCATTACGGGAAAACCGATCGTCCTTGGTGGTTCCCAAGGTCGTGAAAAAGCAACGGCTCAAGGTGTGACCATCTGTATCGAACAAGCAGCAAAGAAACGCGGCATCGATATTAAAGGTGCACGCGTCGTCATCCAGGGATTTGGTAATGCCGGAAGCTTCCTTGCAAAATTCATGAATGATGCCGGTGCGAAGGTCATCGCGATTTCCGATGCCCATGGAGCTCTCCATGATCCGGCTGGTTTGGATATTGATTATCTGTTGGATCGCAGGGACAGCTTTGGTACCGTAACGACTTTATTTGAAAACACGATTTCAAATAAGGAACTGCTGGAACTCGAGTGTGACATCCTTGTACCTGCAGCGATTTCAAATCAAATCACGGAAGAAAATGTCTATGATATTAAAGCATCCATTGTGGTAGAAGCTGCAAACGGTCCTACTACCTTCGAAGCAACACGAATCCTGTCAGAAAGAGGGATCCTCCTGGTGCCGGACGTACTGGCAAGTGCCGGAGGGGTAACGGTTTCTTATTTCGAATGGGTTCAGAACAATCAAGGATACTACTGGACTGAAGAAGAAGTAAACGAGAAGCTTTATGCTAAACTTGTCGAAGCTTTCAACAATGTATACGAAACATCTCAGAATCGTCGAGTGAATATGCGACTAGCCGCATACATGGTCGGCGCACGCAAAATGGCTGAAGCCTCAAGATTTAGAGGTTGGGTGTAA
- a CDS encoding aldehyde dehydrogenase — MSTELFIEEASLEAIEASLQQHKQFFKSGVTRPLQYRKDLLEKFSTVIKNHETEIISALKKDLNKSDMEAYTTEIGILLEEIRFVLKNIDEWAEPKKMKTAKTHIGSKAYTVPEPYGVTLIIAPWNYPIQLALAPVIGAIAAGNTAIIKPSELTPTTSALLAQMINTHFDPRQLFVIEGGVETTQNLLKQGFDYIFFTGSVPVGKVVMEAAAKQLIPVTLELGGKSPCIVDETADIPLAAKRIAFGKVTNAGQTCIAPDYLFIHKSKKDEFITEFKKTVIEFYGTEPLKSDKFGRIVNERHFNRLTSYLDDGEILLGGNVDPASLKIEPTLMEPRDFSVPVMQDEIFGPVFPVIEYEDLDEVIEFVTERPKPLALYLFTSNPVTEERINGTISYGGGCVNDTLMHIVTPYLPFGGVGESGIGNYHGESSFSTFSHYKSILKQTTKFDMSFRYPSGRFGLQIIKKLLK; from the coding sequence ATGTCTACTGAATTGTTCATAGAGGAAGCTTCTCTCGAGGCGATAGAAGCAAGTCTTCAGCAGCATAAGCAATTTTTTAAGTCCGGGGTGACCCGACCCCTTCAATACAGAAAAGATTTGTTAGAAAAATTCTCCACGGTCATAAAAAATCATGAAACGGAAATCATCAGTGCCCTGAAAAAAGACTTGAATAAATCCGACATGGAAGCGTATACGACGGAAATCGGCATCCTTCTGGAGGAGATTCGATTCGTCCTTAAGAATATCGATGAGTGGGCAGAACCGAAAAAAATGAAAACGGCGAAAACCCATATTGGATCGAAGGCCTATACTGTGCCGGAGCCATACGGTGTCACCTTGATCATCGCACCGTGGAATTATCCGATCCAGCTTGCCCTGGCACCGGTCATCGGAGCGATTGCAGCGGGGAATACAGCAATCATCAAACCGTCGGAGCTCACCCCGACGACTTCTGCATTACTCGCTCAAATGATCAACACTCATTTTGATCCAAGACAGTTGTTCGTCATAGAGGGTGGAGTGGAAACGACCCAGAATCTTCTCAAACAAGGTTTTGATTATATTTTTTTCACCGGAAGTGTGCCTGTCGGGAAAGTGGTCATGGAAGCCGCGGCCAAGCAGTTGATCCCGGTAACCCTTGAACTGGGTGGGAAAAGCCCGTGTATTGTCGACGAAACGGCGGATATCCCTCTTGCCGCCAAGCGTATCGCTTTCGGGAAAGTGACAAATGCAGGTCAAACGTGCATCGCACCGGATTATTTATTTATCCATAAAAGCAAGAAAGATGAATTCATCACCGAATTCAAGAAAACCGTCATTGAGTTTTATGGGACTGAACCTTTGAAAAGCGATAAATTCGGACGGATTGTCAACGAGCGTCATTTCAATCGTCTGACAAGCTATCTGGATGACGGGGAAATCCTATTAGGTGGAAATGTTGATCCCGCGAGCTTAAAAATCGAACCGACCTTAATGGAGCCAAGGGATTTTTCTGTTCCGGTGATGCAGGATGAGATTTTCGGCCCTGTTTTTCCTGTCATTGAGTATGAGGATCTGGATGAAGTCATCGAGTTTGTGACCGAACGTCCGAAACCCCTTGCCCTTTATTTGTTCACCAGCAATCCTGTTACGGAAGAGAGGATCAACGGAACGATTTCCTATGGGGGCGGATGCGTGAATGATACGCTCATGCACATCGTCACACCTTATCTTCCTTTTGGCGGGGTAGGTGAGAGCGGAATCGGAAATTATCACGGGGAATCGAGCTTTTCGACCTTCTCCCATTATAAGAGCATCTTGAAACAGACGACGAAGTTCGATATGAGCTTCAGATACCCAAGCGGGCGATTCGGCCTGCAGATCATCAAGAAGTTATTGAAATGA